One genomic window of Manihot esculenta cultivar AM560-2 chromosome 16, M.esculenta_v8, whole genome shotgun sequence includes the following:
- the LOC122722066 gene encoding G-patch and R3H domain-containing protein C30B4.02c-like, with amino-acid sequence MIFDSHFRETIPNISDQQIEQMRERELANWLKDYVGRNEVDNCIYQIAQGPSRKVQSYKGYFVNGFKFHRHDYGRERKTLNSGVWVKGSCYNEYESDYYGLLNEVLELEYFGEKNKIILFKCEWFDTNRGVRVHPQHGLVEINVKLRLASSDPFILAQQAHQVCYIKYPKINKVRVDWCAVFKTKARSTYNIGPSMVNNNSNEQNSNDVAYQEDDVSRPQEIVPTTELDDPTMLLDSSSMVEVDVNELQQVQQPLEVVEDEDEDVEEEEEGEDEEEEEDTEESDDDLEVDGIDSDDDVNLEDDSE; translated from the exons AT GATTTTTGATTCTCATTTTCGAGAAACAATACCAAATATCAGCGATCAACAAATTGAGCAAATGCGAGAGCGAGAACTGGCTAATTGGTTAAAAGACTAT GTGGGAAGGAACGAAGTTGATAACTGCATTTATCAAATAGCTCAAGGGCCCAGCCGAAAAGTACAATCATATAAAGGATATTTTGTGAATGGATTTAAATTTCATCGACATGATTATGGCAGAGAGCGAAAAACATTAAATAGTGGTGTATGGGTCAAAGGAAGTTGTTATAATGAATATGAAAGTGATTACTATGGCTTGCTGAATGAGGTATTAGAATTAGAGTACTTTGGAGAGAAAAACAAGATAATCCTTTTCAAGTGTGAATGGTTTGACACTAATAGAGGGGTAAGGGTCCATCCTCAACATGGTCTTGTGGAAATCAATGTCAAATTAAGGCTAGCATCATCTGATCCATTTATTTTAGCTCAACAAGCTCATCAAGTTTGCTATATTAAATATCCTAAAATCAATAAAGTCAGAGTTGACTGGTGTGCGGTTTTCAAAACCAAAGCTAGGAGCACTTACAATATTGGACCTTCCATGGTTAACAACAATTCAAATGAGCAAAACTCCAATGATGTTGCTTATCAAGAGGATGATGTCTCAAGACCTCAAGAAATTGTACCAACAACCGAACTTGATGATCCCACAATGTTACTTGATTCAAGTAGTATGGTTGAGGTGGATGTTAATGAATTGCAACAAGTGCAACAACCACTTGAAGTGGTGGAAGATGAAGATGAGGatgtagaggaagaggaagagggagaggatgaagaagaggaagaagacacTGAAGAGTCAGATGACGATTTAGAAGTTGATGGTATTGATAGTGATGATGATGTCAACTTAGAAGATGATTCTGAATGA